Genomic segment of Eupeodes corollae chromosome 2, idEupCoro1.1, whole genome shotgun sequence:
CATGTGATTCCTATAGAGGGAATGATATTGGAAAGTGCGCTCACAAATTTGGCAAAAGGCTGgtcctttaatttgttttcgccGTAAACGAGAATTTCGTTCCTTTCGTTGCTTTCTTGGTCTTGCCAGAGATTGAATTGCAACTGGTTGAGTTATTAATGCTGGTCCTCGTGAAGATGTTAGCTGCATGGGTATTGGTCTTGTttctttatgttgttgttgttgatgatcgTATTTGTCTGAGTCTGGTTCTGTTTTGATACGAACGTGTGATGATTCTGAAGACTGAAATTTGttccaataatttttatataattaataacttaatgtatcttaattttttacaatactttAAGTAAAACAGATAAagatttgttaaaacaaaaaacattaaaaacagtttattaatttcttctttaaatttccGGGcttattcgtaaaaatttaagcACTTAAGGGGTTTTTAATACCCTTtacatgtttatatttaaacacagtgcgagtattaggaaaatattgaaagattTGAGAGGAGATACCGCCGCACAATGGTGCCAAAGTTCTGAATATCATAATGGGGGAAAAACCGAGTTGGCCAAAGCAGGTTAAGGCTAGGAAAAAAATCTCTATAAATAACAGTACGTACGtactaaattgtttgaggggtcAAATGGAAAATGACAAGTTGATTAATGAAGTGTGTAATTAGATTCTCTACACTATTTAAtggattgacagttttatatGAAGTATTCAATAAATGGCCCTATGATAAGACGAATTAGAAGGTAACATGCTAAGGCCTTATGCTGTTTACgaaataaagttcaaaaatggtaCACTGGGCgtattagtattttttaatatctcgAACTTAATGTTTGCTCATTGAAAGTTATTTAAGTTCATGTAAATACTGAAAGAATTATAGTTTTGTTGTACAAACAAATGTGTAAATATGTGCACTCGGTGCAATTGAGCTTGTATGGGTCCTTCGAAACTTTGAAACCCCTAAAaaggtgtttcttttttctaaacTATATCTTTGAGAATTAAATAAAGATTAAGCAAGATCGGAAAGtgaatttaatatattatttaatatattattttttaaagtaaaaataaaatgaatattaaGAGTTAACGAGTGGCATCAAgtaaaattgttacaaataGTTTTTGACTTCTTTAAGTCTAATTTAACCATACAGTCTTCAATTAAAATAGTACGTTTATGAGAAGCTGACAGGAATCATTATTGTAAGTAGATAAGTATGCAGTAACAGaaagattattaaaaatgtcctttaaggtaagtttctaaataaaaataagaaatgcatACAATTTGTCTAGTATTTTTAGGGCCTGACTAGGAATACAAATCAATTgtaagacaattttgtttaatacaatCATTTATACCTTTTGTTTTGAAGCTTGCATCCGTCCATTGGTTTCTGATAGGATAACTTCTGGAACAGTTACATTGACATCCAAAAAGTCGTTATAATCTACGTACTAGAAATTAAAACGTGATACAATTCTTGCAATAATAAGAATAAACTATGCAATTGCCAACCTCGGTCATTGATCTATCCAATGAATTGAAGTGAGAAGTATTATGTTTTGTGGAATGGTCCTGGCTTTCAGTTTCGGTACTAGCTTCACTAATATTATCATTAtcgttatcatcatcattatcattaataTGGCTAGACTCAATTAATTCGACAGGAAGTGGTGGAGGAAGATTAACATGAGCATTTTGTATATGATCAATGAAGTCGTCTATTTTCCGCATACTTTTATCacaaaaagtacaaacaaaCGTCCAAGTCTGGGCattatttgcaacaaaaatttcCCCACATCTAGACCCAGgatcgtcatcgtcgtcttcGTTGTCTTTATCGCTATGATGATTATCTTCTCCAGAACTATTGTCGAACGTAAatggttctttttttatttctatttctttgaaataattcATGTTtctaacttaaattttaatgaacttaAATGAGGATGTTACttttttctatatatatatatatatatataatttatgggtgaaaagaaaactttttttcaataagttttttttaattttgttgttagttgTCAAGTTTGACaggtttatttgtatttaacaaAGCATTTACATGAGATTCAATGCCGAATGAacgtattcaaaatttaaaaaaaaaactatcgaatTCACTGCACAAACCATTCAAAACCTAAAATAGTGTTTAGTAAGGcgtgttcaggaaaaaacattggtaattattttttacatacataGTTTGTGCAACTGTACTCCAATGTCCAATGTccaaatttaaaactatatttataaacattctTATCGATTGTCAATTAAAGacattaaaatgtttgaaatagaaaaaatagtttaaagctccattgaaaaaataaaaataccattgAACATTATTGAGTTTATCATCACATCAACTACACATTCCAgaccaaaaacactctaataaagatataaatcctcggtagcCATCTTGGTTTTCCTataagctaaaccggaaatcagacTCATAAACTCATTTAAGTATGCGTGTCATTTATCCTTTAATCTATGAAATTTCCcctaaaaaacaaatagttagttctatgtatgcgtgaaaacacgtcaatttttctcgttgaatttgTCCAcataacaaatacaacaatggaaacaaatgggttttgaagGGTGATACGTACAaagcatttatatctttatagagtgtttttggctCAGACAGcttattgttttcgaaataagaatttttgtaaGCTTATGTAATCGCTACGTAGACCAGAACTGTTTTAAAGACTAATACTACGTTTTCACATTTAACTAAATCAACTTTTTCGAGATTTAGATTTGTCATACCTCATATAGCTAATGTCATCTTAGCGATTAGGTGTCACTACTATAAGTTTTATACACAAAGAtgtcatgtttttttgttgactgtcaaactttaattttaataaatcgtgTCCCTCACAGTGGTGTGGtagattcaatttttaattctgTAAGCTAATAAAATGAATCTCTAAAATCGTACCAATACTTATTTTAGTCCTggactttcttttttcttaagtaatcctagtttttaaataaatcccaTTGTGCTAGTGAAAATACATCAAGGTTTATTATACTAATTAGCAAGTACTCACGATTGTAGCAGGTAAAAACGAAGATTTAGATTTCGCAGACCGATAAAGCTggtcgatgttaaaaaaaatgttagggATAGTACGCACCTCGagctaaaattaagtaaaagttTTTTCACCAAACTCCGGCTGAAGCCTGCTCTAAATTTTGacagaacaacatttttttagaaaattctattGATAATGTAGAAAATTTTCTCTAATAAGCTTCAGTTTTTtcgtactttttgttttttacgtATTTCGCTTTAATCTTGTTTGGCTCTGACATTCTTCAAGAAATCACTtctcaatattatttaaagtttggtacgGCCCGAAATAAACACAACACACAAACtataatttgtttccttttagaaatgaaaatatagTGTTGTTCTCTAACTCAATTGAATGTAGCAATAGAAAATATGAAGAAAGGGCTGTTTCGAAACAATTGTTGTTGAAAAAAGCacaaacttaaatatatttttctcaatttcttTTAGcagataattatatttatttatatttaataatcgAAATATCATGTTTatctgtttaaaatttattttcccaTAATCATTCAAAATCTGGTTCTAAATAAATGCGCTGAGCAATTCATCGATCGATAATAATGTACACACATGTAGAACTGCGACATCTCCACTTTGATTTCGTTAATTTTAACTTGACAacattttggaaagaatttGGAATATAGAAGATAAATATTATCTTGAGTTGCGTACTATGCTTTAGCAATAATCAAAGCCTACTTGAATATTTAACTGTTCTCTAAATATTTTACCATACTAATTAGTAATTATTACCATTTTAATAATCAGATTAAGGGCACACCCGGTTAAATTTAAACTCAACATTATACGGAcgattaaatttaaatccacGGTTTTAAGTGTTATTTTGACAGCACACACAAAATTCAAGTTTGTCAGTTTAAAAGGGTTAAAATTTGTTGCGATTTTTCATTGGCGgtgacaatattttataaaaaaaaagtaaaagtaagtaATTGTTAATGGTTCAATTTGTTGCTTCCCTCTTTTGGGTACATCTTGCAGCATGTTTATGTCAAAACTTAATTTCGTTCGCTGTCGTTTTGACAATGGATGTAGTACATAATGTAATAAAAGGCTGATTAGTAAAAGACGTGCTTATTTTGCTTTTAGAATACATACAAATGAACTTGCTGTTAAAATTTTACTCTAAACGTGTGTTTATTGGTTTTGTATATGTAAGGTCCTTTGTTAATTAATTGgacaattataaattttaaacataagtATCTACCGATCTGGATAGCATCGTTTGACTAGGACCTGTTAAAATTATAGCACAGTTTAAACACTAAACCCAGTGACTAGAAACAACTGCATTTGATtcttatacatttttagaattccggcaatttttctttttcagcaGAAAACGTAGTAattctttttgttataaaatccttttttttccaTCAGTGAACCTATGCCTTAAGACTGGAAGTCACGCAGCCAAGTGAAGTTTCATCACTGGAATATTCCAGTTCCCATTCTGTATTGTTTGtcaaatacaaatcaaaacaattaactgCAAACTGAATGTTTCTATTTACTGTTCAAgccataaataacaaaaaataagttaatgcacaaaattaatgcaaacaaacatttgttttccatATTATTAATCACATAAATGAGTACAATAGACTTAAAATTAGAACAAATCAAAGAGGAAGACTTCCTCGAAAATGAAGAGGcaacttttgaaaaagatattggtGAAACAAATACTAACATTGCTGAATGTGGCAGAGTATTTCTAGAtttagaaatgaaaactttaagTTTTGGTTGCTTCTTCTGCGAGACGACATTTCCTCAAGTGTC
This window contains:
- the LOC129944186 gene encoding zinc finger protein 652-B-like translates to MNYFKEIEIKKEPFTFDNSSGEDNHHSDKDNEDDDDDPGSRCGEIFVANNAQTWTFVCTFCDKSMRKIDDFIDHIQNAHVNLPPPLPVELIESSHINDNDDDNDNDNISEASTETESQDHSTKHNTSHFNSLDRSMTEYVDYNDFLDVNVTVPEVILSETNGRMQASKQKSSESSHVRIKTEPDSDKYDHQQQQHKETRPIPMQLTSSRGPALITQPVAIQSLARPRKQRKERNSRLRRKQIKGPAFCQICERTFQYHSLYRNHMVKHTSETPFQCTVCKKGFKSKQAIRYHMSTHQRQKPFQCELCQSGFYHEWQFVAHMETHRSENRHPCEVCGKVNRTKFDKDLHMRTHTGDRPFGCEFCMKRFRLRHHLSNHLKLHLTYRCDYCRKQFSNGVPMKKPYTCQDCSGTANTLPILNDTEKDDDEEAEESDEYEDIKDESLHQTQSPQHREAINPNTCKVCNKTFVNKRGLGVHISTKHQNILY